The following proteins are encoded in a genomic region of Xylocopa sonorina isolate GNS202 unplaced genomic scaffold, iyXylSono1_principal scaffold0027, whole genome shotgun sequence:
- the LOC143432103 gene encoding LOW QUALITY PROTEIN: uncharacterized protein LOC143432103 (The sequence of the model RefSeq protein was modified relative to this genomic sequence to represent the inferred CDS: deleted 1 base in 1 codon; substituted 1 base at 1 genomic stop codon) produces MRKYDWFCVREYNAGAFDFRTQGALTTKISENYHRRRCHQYGGRNGREYCSFCYVPLITHRSFAFCSRSMAAGPPTTAENRLSSHVIVFPRCAKSAYSTKPRNIRLPRKVENVRVRALCKSGXQYGRSNYECSNAAR; encoded by the exons atgcgcAAGTATGATTGGTTTTGCGTTCGAGAAT ACAACGCGGGTGCTTTCGATTTCAGGACACAGGGGGCATTAACGACAAAAATTTCAGAAAATTATCACCGTCGGCGCTGTCATCAATATGGAGGACGCAACGGAAGGGAATACTGTTCGTTCTGCTACGTGCCGCTGATAACTCACCGATCTTTTGCGTTTTGTTCGCGATCAATGGCCGCAGGTCCTCCGACTACTGCTGAAAATCGTCTTTCCTCACACGTAATCGTGTTTCCACGTTGTGCTAAGTCCGCTTACAGCACGAAACCTCGAAATATTCGCTTACCTCGTAAAGTCGAGAACGTTCGTGTGAGGGCGTTGTGTAAGTCC GGATGACAATATGGCCGATCGAACTACGAATGTTCAAATGCTGCGCGTTAG